The Kwoniella dendrophila CBS 6074 chromosome 1, complete sequence genome contains a region encoding:
- a CDS encoding pre-mRNA-splicing factor CEF1 codes for MVRIIIKGGVWRNTEDEILKAAISKYGKNQWARISSLLVRKTPKQCKARWYEWLDPSIKKVEWSKTEDEKLLHLAKLMPTQWRTIAPIVGRTATQCLERYQKLLDDAEAKDNEELGLGAGENDEARPAEGSGSGVRGLKPGEIDTDPETRAARPDPIDMDDDEKEMLSEARARLANTQGKKAKRKARERQLEEARRLAFLQKKRELKAAGINLRPKTKKKGMDYNADIPFEKQPAPGFYDVAEENAKVYAAPVGQSLRALEGKRKQELEEAEEKKKKSKGNDGKSNQTAQFVQAREAQIKKLKEQEQIIRRRKLNLPTPQVGEQELEDIVKIGQAGELARELVGGEGSGSKATEGLIGEYEGLGQARMARTPRTGPQQDNVMAEARNLRNMINAQTPLLGDQNTPFHGGDAGGTGFEGATPRRGAAPTPNPLATPARGGVLSTPRTAGGVGATPARTPRDNLSINDGESFYGETPRDEKRRIADARRALKAGFAALPKPENNFELAETEEDEEEDEEAVPLSEEDAAERDRRLKAARELEERLELERRSIVVKKGLPRPINVNTYKILEELNSVEADADSAMAAAFKMVNLEVAMLMKHDSIAHPLPGTSIPGGTISDYDMPEDDFVSAAKQAIHLELAGTLGLPGASDEQLKIVIGSNLTDNFEEFSTSWSSKDVQDGLIYSNIKGKYIEKSNLSNEELIECYLNTINNSKGKIIVEATKAVKSEKKLSKQLGGYQMINSKNKQKILELMEDIHQQKRDYETFNMLKSLEESGAPSRLEKIKLEVETLEKRERDLQARYAELNDERRERTSKIEQLEEDKLVLQAQAALDAQGGEAEVEEVDGNDVQMNGD; via the exons ATG GTACGAATCATCATTAAGGGTGGTGTGTGGAGAAATACAGAGGATGAGATTTTGAAAGCTGCCATTTCGAAATACGGAAAGAAT CAATGGGCTCGTATATCGTCTCTTTTAGTTCGTAAAACACCAAAACAATGTAAAGCTAGATGGTATGAATGGTTAGATCCATCGAtcaaaaaagttgaatggTCAAAG ACCGAAGATGAGAAACTTTTACATTTAGCGAAATTGATGCCTACACAATGGCGTACGATAGCTCCAATTGTAGGAAGAACAGCTACGCAATGTTtagaaagatatcaaaagctacttgatgatgctgaagctaaagataatgaagaattagggttaggtgcaggtgaaaatgatgaagctagaCCTGCTGAaggtagtggtagtggtgtAAGAGGTTTAAAACCAGGTGAAATTGACACGGATCCTGAAACTAGAGCTGCTAGACCTGATCCTAtagatatggatgatgatg AGAAAGAAATGTTGTCAGAAGCTAGAGCAAGATTAGCAAATactcaaggtaaaaaagctaaaagaaagGCTAGAGAGAGACAATTggaagaagcaagaagattAGCTTTCTTAcagaaaaagagagaattgAAAGCTGCCGGtatcaa CCTCCGTCCgaaaacgaagaagaagggtaTGGAC TACAACGCCGACATTCCATTCGAAAAACAACCTGCACCCGGGTTTTATGATGTAGCGGAAGAGAATGCCAAAGTGTATGCTGCTCCAGTGGGCCAATCTTTACGAGCATTAGAGGGTAAACGAAAGCaggaattagaagaagcagaggaaaagaagaaaaagtcaaaaggCAATGATGGAAAGAGTAACCAAACCGCTCAATTTGTTCAAGCGAGAGAAGCACAAATCAAGAAGTTAAAGGAGCAAGAACAGATTATTCGAAGGAGGAAATTGAACCTTCCTACACCTCAAGTGGGAGAACAAGAATTAGAGGATATCGTTAAAATCGGTCAAGCTGGGGAACTCGCTCGAGAACTTGTCGGAggtgaaggttcaggtaGTAAAGCCACCGAAGGATTGATAGGAGAATatgaaggtttaggtcaaGCTAGAATGGCAAGAACACCTAGAACGGGTCCTCAGC AGGACAACGTTATGGCTGAAGCACGAAATCTCCGAAACATGATCAACGCTCAGACACCCCTTCTTGGCGACCAAAACACTCCTTTCCACGGTGGCGATGCAGGCGGTACTGGTTTCGAAGGCGCTACTCCTCGTCGTGGTGCTGCGCCAACTCCCAATCCCCTTGCTACTCCTGCTCGAGGAGGAGTACTCTCTACTCCTCGAACAGCTGGAGGCGTTGGGGCTACACCTGCCCGTACACCTCGAGATAACCTCAGTATAAACGACGGAGAATCATTTTATGGTGAAACACCACGAGATGAGAAACGACGTATAGCCGATGCTAGAAGAGCTTTGAAAGCTGGATTTGctgctttacctaaacccGAAAACAACTTTGAGCTTgctgaaactgaagaagatgaggaagaggatgaagaggcAGTACCTTTGTCCGAAGAAGATGCAGCAGAAAGGGACCGACGTTTGAAAGCTGCTCGAGAATTAGAAGAGCGATTAGAACTTGAACGAAGAAGTATAGTAGTAAAGAAAGGTTTACCTCGACCTATAAATGTCAACACTTACAAGATACTGGAGGAACTGAACTCAGTCGAAGCCGATGCTGACTCTGCCATGGCAGCAGCAttcaaaatggtcaatttAGAAGTCGCAATGTTAATGAAACATGATTCAATTGCTCATCCCTTACCTGGAACATCTATCCCTGGTGGTACAATATCAGATTATGATATgcctgaagatgatttcgtttCTGCTGCTAAACAAGCTATTCATTTGGAATTAGCAGGTACTCTAGGATTACCTGGTGCGAGTGATGAACAATTGAAGATAGTAATCGGATCTAATTTAACTGATAATTTCGAGGAATTCTCTACAAGTTGGTCTTCAAAAGATGTACAAGATGGATTGATATATTCAAACATAAAAGGAAAATATATTGAgaaatctaatttatcaaatgaagaattgattgaatgttATTTGAATACGATCAATAATTCAAAGGGAAAAATAATCGTTGAAGCTACAAAAGCAGTtaaatcagaaaagaaattatcaaaacaattaggtggatatcaaatgataaattccaaaaataaacaaaaaataTTGGAATTGATGGAAGatatacatcaacaaaaaagagATTATGAAACTTTTAATATGTTAAAATCTTTAGAAGAATCTGGTGCACCATCAAGATTAGAAAAAATAAAATTGGAAGTTGAAACTCtagaaaagagagaaagagatttacAAGCTAGATATGcagaattgaatgatgagagaagagaaagaacttCAAAGATCGAACAG CTCGAAGAAGATAAACTGGTacttcaagctcaagctgcttTGGATGCTCAAGGcggtgaagctgaagttgaagaagttgatggtaatgatgTACAGATGAATGGGGATTAG